A section of the Anabaena cylindrica PCC 7122 genome encodes:
- a CDS encoding DUF1802 family protein, translating into MNQSFSLPTALCLPVPDIKALIEGRTIAALPRMFLRPGQRFSLYPVDTSTIPLSIQQYYRTNFLPTAQTAIKQINSDKVLIKAWVRCELCQILDKTKPLDVLSQLTIWTPEAFEVIIQKHENIFLAYLRVYHLPQFAEVPVNPNLQDKLGRFVALPNISGSEDKPVLSDQIFSKRKRQLENLKPFQNRELEELQSELSQIANINQAAQQLENDIQVFLGWSTDTLIKSTEKDLSWIKTIAKVGNSSDGNEFEKLVRKSFVKLGFSCSNTNSQANLDPDKLGGAGGLDFYCEYPYRVVGECKATKTERVPDGTAAQLVKLGYKHLQQEYNSCIKIIMAAGELTKPAELTAKGNQMNVIRPETLQKLVELKAKHPGSIDLLNLKPHLENEPFGEAADDKVNRYIDNIWQGIKLRSNIIKTVRELSKQETEISSSVHQQVTVTEIRVHYNVTHNPKLTDEIAHDLLIELSSPLTGYLGRIKSNDRKTDKFYYLRDLPIN; encoded by the coding sequence ATGAATCAGTCGTTTTCACTTCCAACAGCATTGTGTTTACCTGTTCCTGATATTAAAGCTTTAATAGAGGGACGAACAATTGCAGCTTTACCCAGAATGTTTCTTCGTCCTGGGCAGAGATTTTCTCTTTATCCTGTTGATACTTCAACAATTCCCCTCTCAATTCAGCAATACTACCGTACAAATTTTTTACCCACTGCTCAAACTGCTATCAAGCAAATTAATTCTGATAAAGTCTTAATTAAAGCTTGGGTTAGATGCGAACTTTGCCAAATTCTAGATAAAACTAAACCTTTAGATGTTTTATCTCAATTAACAATCTGGACACCAGAAGCATTTGAGGTAATAATACAGAAACATGAAAATATTTTTCTGGCTTATTTGCGCGTTTATCATTTACCTCAGTTTGCTGAAGTTCCAGTTAATCCAAATCTTCAAGATAAACTAGGTAGATTTGTGGCTTTACCTAACATTTCTGGTTCTGAAGATAAACCTGTATTAAGTGATCAAATATTTTCTAAACGTAAACGTCAATTAGAAAATCTAAAACCTTTTCAAAATCGTGAATTAGAAGAATTACAAAGTGAATTATCACAAATAGCTAACATCAACCAAGCAGCACAGCAATTAGAAAATGACATTCAAGTATTTTTAGGTTGGAGTACTGACACGCTGATTAAATCCACTGAGAAAGACTTATCTTGGATAAAAACAATCGCTAAAGTTGGCAATTCTAGTGATGGTAATGAGTTTGAAAAACTAGTCCGCAAAAGCTTCGTCAAATTAGGCTTTTCTTGTTCTAATACCAATTCTCAAGCTAACCTAGATCCTGATAAATTAGGTGGTGCTGGTGGGTTAGATTTTTATTGTGAGTATCCTTATAGAGTCGTAGGAGAATGTAAAGCTACTAAAACAGAAAGAGTACCTGATGGTACAGCAGCACAACTTGTAAAACTGGGATATAAGCATTTACAACAAGAATATAATAGTTGCATCAAAATTATTATGGCTGCTGGTGAATTAACAAAACCTGCTGAATTAACTGCAAAAGGAAATCAAATGAACGTGATTCGTCCAGAAACTTTACAAAAATTAGTTGAATTAAAAGCAAAACACCCAGGTTCAATAGATTTATTAAATTTAAAACCACACTTAGAAAACGAACCTTTTGGAGAAGCAGCCGATGATAAAGTAAATCGTTATATTGATAATATCTGGCAAGGTATTAAATTGCGTTCAAATATTATCAAAACCGTTCGAGAACTCTCTAAGCAAGAAACTGAAATTTCATCATCAGTACATCAACAGGTTACAGTTACAGAAATTCGTGTTCATTACAACGTGACTCATAACCCAAAACTAACAGATGAAATAGCTCATGATTTACTGATAGAACTATCATCACCCCTAACGGGATATTTAGGAAGAATTAAATCAAATGATCGGAAAACCGATAAATTTTACTACTTACGCGACTTACCAATTAATTAA
- a CDS encoding type II toxin-antitoxin system HicB family antitoxin, translated as MKYTIIIQWSNEDECYVASLPDFTDVMQPCTHGDTYEEALKNAQEVLEMLISSYLEDGQPLPEPETVGKSLKAA; from the coding sequence ATGAAATATACAATAATTATTCAATGGTCAAATGAAGATGAATGTTATGTAGCTTCATTACCAGATTTTACAGATGTGATGCAGCCATGTACTCATGGAGACACTTATGAGGAGGCTTTAAAGAATGCTCAGGAAGTGTTAGAAATGCTGATTTCATCTTATTTGGAAGATGGACAACCTTTACCAGAACCGGAAACTGTAGGAAAGTCATTAAAAGCAGCTTAA
- a CDS encoding rhodanese-like domain-containing protein codes for MTTSINSQLQLVDAATVQKLIEQQKIQLIDVREPSEYAAEHIPNAQLLPLSKFQIEQVSLTQGKEIVIYCLSGNRSNQAAKKLLNAGFTEFKQLEGGITAWKQSGYPTQLNKNAPISLMRQMQIVAGTLVFTGTVLGAFISPWFLILSGFVGTGLVFAGVTNTCAMGMLLAKLPYNQQG; via the coding sequence ATGACAACATCCATCAATTCTCAATTGCAATTAGTTGATGCTGCTACTGTTCAAAAATTGATTGAACAACAAAAAATCCAACTAATAGATGTACGCGAACCTTCAGAATATGCAGCAGAACATATTCCCAACGCTCAACTTTTACCACTTTCTAAATTTCAGATAGAACAAGTATCTTTAACTCAAGGTAAAGAAATTGTAATTTACTGCTTATCAGGAAATCGCTCAAATCAAGCAGCAAAAAAACTCCTCAATGCTGGATTTACAGAATTTAAGCAATTAGAGGGAGGAATCACAGCTTGGAAACAGTCAGGATATCCAACCCAACTCAATAAAAATGCTCCCATTAGTTTAATGCGTCAAATGCAAATTGTCGCTGGAACCTTAGTATTTACAGGAACGGTATTAGGTGCATTTATTTCTCCTTGGTTTTTAATTCTGAGTGGTTTTGTAGGAACAGGTTTAGTATTTGCAGGAGTCACTAATACCTGTGCAATGGGAATGCTATTAGCAAAATTGCCTTACAACCAGCAGGGATAG
- a CDS encoding type II toxin-antitoxin system RelE/ParE family toxin, whose amino-acid sequence MSPDFTRLQYKYLANFPNMGRSYANVKADLRGVLLDSYIIFYRVIDNGIEIVRVVSGYRNLESLFAELDE is encoded by the coding sequence ATAAGTCCAGATTTCACCCGTTTACAGTATAAATATTTAGCTAATTTTCCCAATATGGGACGTAGCTATGCAAATGTTAAAGCTGATTTGCGAGGTGTTCTTTTAGATAGTTATATTATTTTTTATCGAGTTATTGACAATGGAATTGAAATTGTCCGTGTAGTTAGTGGTTATCGAAATTTAGAATCTTTATTTGCGGAATTGGATGAGTAA
- a CDS encoding glucose-6-phosphate isomerase: MDAKALWQRYQDWLYFHEGLGLYLDISRMRFDDAFVKSLQPRFDKAFADMVELEKGAIANPDENRMVGHYWLRNPDLAPTPELTQEIVQTLEQIEAFADQVHTGAIHPPKESRFTDIISIGIGGSALGPQFVAEALSPDFPPLNIHFIDNSDPAGIDRTLTQLKDRLASTLVLVISKSGGTPEPRNGMIEVKKAYTAQNLDFSKYAIAITGVDSNLDKVAKSENWLARFTMYDWVGGRTSEMSAVGLVPAALQGIDVRAMLDGAKEMDDATRVPNLKNNPAALLAIAWYFSGNGKGEKDMVVLPYKDSLLLFSRYLQQLVMESLGKEKDLDGKTVYQGIAVYGNKGSTDQHAYVQQLREGVPNFFATLIEVLEDRQGKSTEVDPGVTSGDYLSGFLLGTRQALYENNRDSITVSIPQVNARTVGALIALYERAVGLYASLVNVNAYHQPGVEAGKKAAAVILDLQKRVLEVLAKEKKALSITEVADKAGVANEVEAIYKILRHLHANNRGVVLTGDLAKPGSLTVSLG, from the coding sequence ATGGATGCTAAGGCACTTTGGCAACGATACCAAGATTGGTTATATTTCCACGAGGGATTAGGACTGTATCTAGATATTAGCCGGATGCGGTTCGATGATGCCTTTGTGAAATCGTTGCAGCCGAGGTTTGATAAAGCGTTTGCCGATATGGTAGAACTGGAAAAAGGTGCGATCGCAAATCCAGATGAAAACCGCATGGTAGGACATTACTGGTTGCGGAATCCAGATTTAGCACCGACACCAGAACTGACTCAAGAAATAGTCCAAACCTTAGAACAAATCGAAGCTTTTGCAGATCAGGTACACACTGGTGCGATTCATCCCCCCAAGGAAAGCCGCTTCACAGATATTATTTCCATCGGTATTGGTGGTTCAGCTTTGGGTCCCCAATTTGTAGCAGAAGCCCTTTCCCCTGATTTTCCCCCACTAAATATTCACTTTATCGACAATTCCGATCCTGCCGGAATCGATCGCACTCTCACTCAACTCAAAGATCGCCTTGCCAGCACTCTGGTATTGGTAATTTCCAAATCTGGGGGAACTCCTGAACCCCGTAACGGCATGATTGAGGTGAAAAAAGCCTATACTGCCCAAAATTTAGATTTTTCTAAATATGCGATCGCTATTACCGGCGTAGATAGCAACTTAGATAAAGTCGCAAAATCAGAAAATTGGTTAGCCCGGTTCACCATGTATGACTGGGTAGGTGGACGTACCTCAGAAATGTCTGCTGTAGGGCTAGTACCTGCCGCATTACAGGGCATTGATGTCCGTGCCATGCTAGATGGTGCCAAAGAAATGGATGATGCCACCCGCGTCCCTAATCTCAAGAATAACCCAGCCGCTTTATTAGCGATCGCTTGGTATTTCTCTGGAAATGGCAAAGGTGAAAAGGATATGGTTGTCCTCCCTTACAAAGACAGCTTGTTGCTATTTAGTCGCTATTTGCAACAACTGGTAATGGAATCTTTGGGTAAAGAAAAAGACTTAGACGGTAAAACCGTTTATCAAGGTATCGCCGTTTATGGTAACAAAGGTTCAACCGACCAACACGCTTATGTACAGCAATTGCGGGAAGGTGTACCCAATTTCTTTGCAACCTTGATTGAAGTCTTAGAAGATCGTCAAGGAAAATCCACAGAAGTTGATCCTGGTGTCACTTCTGGTGATTATCTCTCTGGTTTTCTGTTAGGAACACGTCAAGCACTGTATGAGAATAACCGCGATTCCATTACAGTCAGCATTCCTCAAGTTAATGCTCGCACAGTTGGCGCGTTAATTGCATTGTATGAACGGGCTGTAGGTTTATATGCCAGTTTAGTTAATGTCAACGCTTATCACCAACCAGGAGTAGAAGCTGGTAAAAAAGCTGCCGCTGTCATTCTCGATTTACAAAAACGAGTTTTGGAAGTTTTGGCAAAAGAAAAGAAAGCACTTTCTATTACTGAAGTTGCTGATAAAGCCGGCGTTGCTAATGAAGTTGAAGCAATTTACAAAATTCTCCGTCATTTACACGCTAATAATCGCGGTGTGGTGTTAACTGGTGATTTAGCTAAACCAGGAAGTTTAACTGTTTCTCTCGGTTAA
- a CDS encoding sulfite exporter TauE/SafE family protein, translating to MTWILGHILASGIGISLGLIGGGGSVLALPILVYVMGVPTKSAIAMTLVIVGTVSFIGVIPHWRKGNINYQKAYIFGSATMLGAFMGAKIAALPFITGSLQMLLFAIMMLLAAGLMIQKGSKKAANKSPEEPDLELYPPPICKYCWLWLLTEGLGVGILTGLVGVGGGFAIVPALVILGKMPMKEAIGTSLLILVANSVAGFLGYLGQVELDWKLIVTFIVAASLGSFLGAYLSQFIDGKKLQKYFGYFLIAVATFVLFQNQSAFQRKRSSVSWQHRSYTVGIIESKNIKL from the coding sequence ATGACATGGATATTAGGGCATATTTTAGCATCTGGTATTGGTATTAGTTTAGGATTAATAGGTGGAGGTGGTTCTGTTTTAGCATTACCAATTTTAGTTTATGTAATGGGAGTACCAACTAAATCTGCCATTGCCATGACTTTAGTAATTGTCGGAACAGTGAGTTTTATTGGTGTGATTCCTCACTGGAGAAAAGGAAATATCAATTATCAAAAAGCATACATTTTTGGTTCTGCTACCATGTTGGGTGCTTTTATGGGTGCAAAAATTGCAGCTTTGCCATTTATTACTGGCAGTTTACAAATGTTGCTATTTGCAATTATGATGTTGTTGGCAGCAGGTTTAATGATTCAGAAAGGTTCCAAAAAAGCTGCTAATAAATCTCCAGAAGAACCTGATTTAGAACTTTATCCCCCACCAATTTGTAAGTACTGCTGGTTATGGTTATTAACTGAAGGGTTAGGAGTAGGAATTCTAACAGGATTAGTAGGAGTTGGGGGAGGTTTTGCGATTGTTCCGGCTTTAGTGATTTTAGGTAAAATGCCGATGAAAGAAGCAATTGGGACTTCTTTATTGATTTTAGTTGCTAATTCTGTAGCTGGATTTTTAGGGTATTTGGGACAAGTTGAATTAGATTGGAAATTAATAGTAACGTTTATTGTTGCTGCCAGTTTAGGCAGCTTTTTAGGTGCTTATTTATCTCAGTTTATTGATGGTAAAAAGTTGCAAAAATATTTTGGTTATTTTTTAATAGCTGTAGCCACTTTTGTTTTATTTCAAAATCAAAGTGCATTCCAGAGAAAGAGATCGTCAGTCAGTTGGCAACATAGAAGTTATACAGTAGGAATAATAGAAAGTAAAAATATTAAATTATAG
- a CDS encoding PAS domain-containing protein: MTQFSETPEMPTNEVNALKQEISTLQQRVAQLEQELAHLRNSESNHSPASQYQDTDRKSDQLVETELPEKTNLLELILNSMSDAVVVTDINGKFLFNSAAVQMYGSGSTDIQPEEWSQHYGLFLPDQITPLPAAEIPLVRSLKGETFENVELFSRHQQAPEGIWTNISGRPIKDDNGEIKGGVVVCRNVTERKQVEEKLRQREDFLQTIYATVELGIFVVDVTETDEFRLVGFNPLIEQMIGLTTEQIQGKTLVEAFGEVVSVSFEQNYRRCIKAGTSISYEESVHFGQETQWFFTTLSPLKNTQGKIYRIIGTNLEITDRKHAEKELLETKNLYQQILDSMPDFVLCKGAESRIVYANKAFRDYYGMTLEQLQTIIDAPFNNPDYTQQYIQDDAYVFNTGKTLIIEEKITRYDGVVHTFSTIKNAIFDTEGSVTQTVGISRDITDRKQADAALKQKTNQLEQALIELQQTQLQMIQSEKMSSLGQMVAGVAHEINNPVNFIHGNLSHIEEYTQDLLRLLNLYQQNYPEPSLEIQEEIAAIDLEFLTEDIKKVLQSMLIGTKRIREIVLSLRNFSRLDESEVKNVNLHEGIDSTITILHNRMKATPERAKIQLIKNYGDLPLVECYAGQLNQVFMNIISNAIDAIEQKNINCHNQQVVNEPNCITISTKLINQNIIKIIIADNGMGIPKSLKHRIFDPFYTTKSVGKGTGLGLSISYQIITEKHNGLLECFSAEGKGTQFIIQIPTKIR; the protein is encoded by the coding sequence ATGACTCAGTTTTCTGAAACTCCTGAAATGCCCACAAATGAAGTCAATGCCCTCAAACAAGAAATAAGCACCTTACAGCAACGGGTCGCTCAATTAGAACAGGAGTTAGCACATTTACGAAACTCTGAGTCAAATCACAGCCCAGCCAGCCAATATCAAGACACAGATCGAAAAAGCGATCAACTTGTTGAAACAGAACTCCCCGAAAAAACCAATCTCCTAGAACTCATTCTCAATAGTATGAGCGATGCAGTGGTCGTCACCGATATAAACGGAAAATTTCTCTTTAACTCAGCTGCTGTACAAATGTATGGTAGCGGTTCTACAGATATCCAACCAGAGGAATGGTCACAGCATTATGGACTCTTTCTCCCAGATCAGATTACCCCACTTCCAGCAGCAGAAATTCCCCTAGTACGCAGCTTAAAAGGCGAAACTTTTGAAAATGTTGAATTGTTTAGCCGACACCAGCAAGCACCAGAGGGAATCTGGACAAATATTAGTGGCAGACCCATCAAAGATGACAATGGCGAAATTAAAGGAGGTGTCGTTGTTTGCCGCAACGTCACAGAACGCAAACAGGTAGAAGAAAAGTTGCGTCAACGAGAAGACTTCCTGCAAACCATTTATGCAACAGTAGAACTGGGTATTTTTGTAGTAGATGTCACAGAAACTGACGAATTTCGCCTCGTTGGTTTCAATCCATTAATTGAACAAATGATCGGCCTGACCACTGAACAAATTCAGGGAAAAACTCTAGTTGAAGCATTTGGAGAAGTCGTCAGTGTCAGCTTTGAACAGAACTATCGGCGGTGTATCAAAGCAGGAACTTCCATCTCCTACGAAGAATCAGTCCACTTTGGCCAAGAAACACAATGGTTTTTTACAACACTTTCTCCTTTGAAAAATACCCAAGGTAAAATTTATCGGATTATTGGCACTAACCTGGAAATAACAGACCGTAAGCACGCAGAGAAAGAATTACTAGAAACCAAAAATCTCTATCAACAAATCCTCGATTCCATGCCAGATTTTGTCCTTTGTAAAGGTGCAGAATCACGCATTGTTTATGCTAACAAAGCCTTTCGTGATTATTACGGCATGACCCTGGAACAACTCCAGACAATTATAGATGCTCCATTTAATAATCCCGATTATACACAGCAATATATTCAAGATGATGCTTATGTTTTCAATACAGGCAAAACCCTGATCATAGAAGAAAAAATCACTCGTTATGATGGAGTAGTTCATACTTTCAGCACCATCAAAAACGCCATTTTTGATACCGAAGGCTCTGTAACTCAAACCGTAGGTATCTCGCGGGATATCACTGACCGCAAACAAGCAGATGCAGCATTAAAACAAAAGACAAATCAACTAGAGCAAGCTTTAATAGAACTACAACAAACCCAACTCCAAATGATTCAGAGTGAAAAAATGTCTAGTTTGGGGCAAATGGTAGCAGGTGTAGCTCACGAAATTAATAATCCCGTTAACTTTATTCACGGTAATCTCAGTCATATTGAGGAATATACTCAAGATTTATTACGTCTGCTAAATCTATATCAGCAAAACTATCCCGAACCATCACTAGAAATTCAGGAAGAAATCGCAGCCATTGATCTAGAATTTCTGACTGAAGATATTAAAAAAGTCCTCCAATCTATGCTAATAGGTACTAAAAGGATTCGGGAAATTGTTCTTTCTTTACGCAACTTCTCACGCTTAGATGAATCCGAAGTTAAGAATGTAAATCTGCATGAAGGAATTGATAGTACCATTACCATTTTACATAACCGCATGAAAGCCACCCCGGAACGTGCAAAAATTCAACTGATTAAAAATTATGGTGATTTACCTTTAGTAGAATGTTATGCAGGGCAATTGAATCAGGTGTTTATGAATATCATTAGTAATGCTATTGATGCTATAGAACAAAAAAATATTAATTGCCATAATCAACAAGTTGTCAACGAACCCAATTGCATTACAATTTCTACAAAACTGATTAATCAAAACATAATTAAAATTATTATTGCTGATAATGGAATGGGAATACCAAAATCCCTCAAACACCGTATCTTTGACCCTTTCTACACAACTAAATCTGTGGGTAAAGGAACTGGTCTAGGGCTTTCGATTAGCTATCAAATCATCACAGAAAAACATAATGGCTTGCTAGAGTGCTTTTCTGCCGAAGGAAAGGGAACGCAGTTTATAATTCAAATTCCTACTAAAATCAGATAG
- a CDS encoding branched-chain amino acid ABC transporter permease, translated as MIEYLIFLAISTATFALFALGLNLQWGFTGLINFGHIAFMTLGAYTTVLLSLKGVPLLFSAIAGAIVAALLGLVIGFATLRLRADYLSIVTIGTGELIRLVVNNQELPVGDAWVSGAFGVQTYTIPLDATPNLFLRLLMIGVLTFLAIVTFFSLWRWVKSARISRTNNVAKNNSSKQEFASRLGVGTILGLLTLAIYVAGVIGLYNYNPKAGLMLLALSVLAFVFWRLEFLVRSPWGRILKAIREDEEIPKALGKNVFWYKLQSLMLGGAIAGIAGAFFAWQLSAIYPDNFQPQLTFDAWIMVILGGSGNNIGTILGAVIYFAYDALTREFLPKIVPLDVERIGAFRVMFIGLILMVLMIWRPQGILGKKEELTLGK; from the coding sequence ATGATTGAATATCTGATTTTTCTAGCTATTTCTACGGCTACCTTTGCACTGTTTGCACTGGGATTGAATTTACAGTGGGGCTTTACGGGGTTAATTAACTTTGGTCATATTGCTTTTATGACCTTGGGAGCATACACCACCGTTTTGTTAAGTTTAAAGGGTGTCCCTCTACTATTTTCAGCTATAGCGGGGGCGATTGTTGCCGCTTTGTTGGGTTTGGTAATTGGTTTTGCAACTTTGCGGTTACGGGCTGATTATTTGTCTATTGTCACTATTGGCACGGGGGAGTTGATTCGTTTGGTGGTAAATAACCAGGAGTTACCGGTGGGTGATGCCTGGGTATCTGGGGCCTTTGGTGTACAAACTTATACTATACCATTGGATGCAACGCCAAATTTATTTTTGCGATTACTCATGATTGGTGTGCTGACTTTCTTGGCAATTGTGACTTTCTTTTCGTTGTGGCGTTGGGTAAAATCTGCCAGAATATCGCGGACTAATAATGTAGCTAAAAATAATAGCAGTAAACAAGAATTTGCTTCGCGTTTGGGAGTGGGTACGATATTAGGACTGTTGACATTAGCGATTTATGTTGCTGGTGTAATTGGACTATATAACTACAACCCCAAAGCGGGTTTGATGTTGTTAGCGTTGTCGGTATTGGCGTTTGTATTTTGGCGTTTAGAATTTTTAGTGCGATCGCCCTGGGGTAGAATTCTCAAAGCTATCCGCGAAGATGAAGAAATTCCCAAAGCTTTAGGTAAAAACGTTTTTTGGTATAAATTACAATCATTAATGCTAGGCGGTGCGATCGCAGGTATTGCTGGTGCTTTCTTCGCTTGGCAACTTAGCGCCATTTATCCTGATAATTTTCAACCCCAACTCACTTTTGATGCTTGGATTATGGTGATTTTAGGCGGTTCTGGGAATAATATTGGCACAATCTTAGGCGCAGTGATTTATTTTGCTTACGATGCCCTAACACGGGAATTTTTACCAAAAATCGTCCCTTTAGATGTAGAACGTATCGGTGCTTTTCGGGTTATGTTCATTGGTCTAATTCTTATGGTACTGATGATTTGGCGGCCTCAAGGTATCTTAGGGAAAAAGGAAGAACTCACTCTTGGTAAGTAA
- a CDS encoding type II toxin-antitoxin system HicA family toxin, whose protein sequence is MPKKIRELKSLLLQSGFTYKPAKGSHSKWIHPKLSKAIIIAGKDSSDAKQYLEKQFNEAIAELNKIEAEEKEELEE, encoded by the coding sequence ATGCCCAAGAAAATTAGAGAACTGAAAAGTTTATTACTCCAATCAGGGTTTACATATAAACCTGCAAAGGGAAGTCATAGCAAATGGATACATCCAAAATTATCTAAAGCTATTATAATTGCAGGTAAAGATAGTAGTGATGCTAAACAATATTTAGAGAAGCAATTTAATGAAGCAATAGCAGAATTAAATAAAATAGAAGCAGAGGAAAAGGAGGAATTAGAGGAATGA
- a CDS encoding ABC transporter ATP-binding protein, with protein MVNNQLPLLAASGLCKSFGGIQAVKDANIEVTKGSITGLIGPNGAGKTTLFNLLSNFIHPDQGRVIFDGEPIHNLQPYQIAQQGLIRTFQVARTLSRLSVLENMLLAAQKQTGENFWQTQFQAHIVAKEEKQLKEQAMFLLESVGLEKKADDYAGGLSGGQRKLLEMGRALMTNPKLILLDEPAAGVNPRLIDDICDRILTWNREDGLTFLIIEHNMDVIMSLCDRVWVLAEGQNLAVGTPAEIQKDPKVLEAYLGQ; from the coding sequence ATGGTAAATAACCAACTTCCCCTCTTAGCAGCTAGTGGACTTTGTAAAAGTTTTGGTGGTATCCAAGCTGTCAAAGATGCCAATATCGAAGTTACAAAGGGCAGCATTACCGGCTTAATAGGCCCCAATGGTGCTGGTAAAACTACTTTATTTAATTTACTCTCCAATTTCATCCATCCCGATCAAGGTAGAGTGATTTTTGATGGTGAACCCATTCACAATTTGCAACCATACCAAATTGCCCAGCAAGGACTAATCCGCACGTTTCAAGTAGCGCGAACTCTTTCGCGGTTGTCGGTATTAGAAAATATGCTGTTAGCAGCGCAAAAACAAACTGGTGAGAATTTCTGGCAAACCCAATTTCAAGCGCATATTGTCGCTAAAGAAGAAAAGCAGCTAAAAGAACAAGCGATGTTTTTGTTAGAGTCTGTGGGGTTGGAAAAAAAAGCCGATGATTACGCTGGTGGTTTGTCTGGGGGACAGCGCAAACTCCTGGAAATGGGAAGGGCATTGATGACTAATCCTAAGTTAATCTTATTAGATGAGCCAGCAGCGGGAGTGAATCCGCGATTGATTGACGATATTTGCGATCGCATTCTCACCTGGAACCGTGAAGACGGTCTAACGTTTTTAATTATTGAGCATAATATGGATGTCATTATGTCTTTGTGCGATCGCGTGTGGGTATTAGCAGAAGGACAAAATTTAGCCGTCGGTACTCCCGCAGAAATCCAAAAAGATCCCAAGGTTTTAGAAGCATATTTGGGACAATAA
- a CDS encoding DNA adenine methylase: MIKSPLRYPGGKSRAIKQISEYLPESFSEFREPFVGGGSVFIYLKQKYPQLKIWINDLNEELFLFWHLAQSDLSKLVAEIRYIKEKYQDGKLLFSDLTTVDVESLSDLERAVRFFVLNRITFSGTVESGGFSMEAFHTRFTDSSIDRLEKLADILTADIKITNLDYSQILNIEGKDIFIFLDPPYFKAEKSKLYGKKGSLHTGFNHERFADDLKSCPHSWLITYDDSPQIRDNFQWANIHEWELQYGMNNYKQSGAAKGKELFISNYEIQHDFLVPSLRLGMHSLSQRLNARLEAEPQ, from the coding sequence ATGATTAAAAGTCCTCTCCGTTATCCTGGTGGTAAATCAAGAGCAATTAAACAAATATCTGAATATTTACCAGAAAGCTTTTCAGAATTTAGAGAACCTTTTGTTGGGGGTGGTTCTGTTTTTATTTACTTAAAACAAAAATATCCTCAATTAAAGATTTGGATTAATGATTTAAACGAAGAATTATTTCTTTTTTGGCATTTAGCTCAATCTGATTTATCTAAATTAGTTGCAGAAATTCGTTATATCAAAGAAAAATATCAAGATGGAAAATTATTGTTTTCAGATTTAACTACAGTAGATGTTGAGAGTTTATCAGATTTAGAAAGAGCAGTACGTTTCTTTGTTCTTAATAGAATTACCTTTTCAGGGACTGTAGAATCTGGTGGTTTTTCTATGGAAGCTTTTCATACCAGGTTTACTGATTCGTCTATAGATCGTTTAGAGAAATTAGCAGATATTTTAACAGCAGATATAAAAATTACTAATTTAGATTATAGTCAAATCTTAAATATAGAAGGCAAAGATATTTTCATATTTTTAGATCCGCCATATTTCAAAGCTGAAAAATCTAAGTTATATGGAAAAAAAGGAAGTTTACATACTGGATTTAATCATGAAAGATTTGCTGATGATTTAAAATCATGTCCTCACAGTTGGTTGATTACTTACGATGATTCACCACAAATTCGAGATAATTTTCAATGGGCAAATATTCACGAATGGGAATTACAGTATGGGATGAATAATTATAAACAAAGTGGTGCTGCTAAGGGCAAAGAACTATTCATTAGTAATTATGAAATTCAACACGATTTCCTCGTTCCCAGTCTCCGACTGGGAATGCATTCTTTGAGTCAGAGACTCAATGCCAGATTGGAGGCAGAGCCTCAATGA